From the genome of Streptomyces sp. V1I1, one region includes:
- a CDS encoding organic hydroperoxide resistance protein, producing MDALYTAVATANGREGRAVSSDGHVDLPLAHPKALGGNGQGTNPEQLFAAGYAACFASAMGAIGRMEKIDVKDASVTAEVSIGKDTDGGFALSVVMRVELPDHLQGEAGRELLEKTHAYCPYSKATRGNLPVELVIE from the coding sequence ATGGACGCGCTCTACACCGCTGTCGCCACCGCCAACGGCCGCGAAGGCCGTGCCGTCAGCTCCGACGGTCACGTCGACCTGCCGCTCGCCCACCCCAAGGCCCTCGGCGGCAACGGCCAGGGGACCAACCCCGAGCAGCTCTTCGCCGCCGGTTACGCCGCCTGTTTCGCCAGCGCGATGGGTGCCATCGGCCGCATGGAGAAGATCGACGTCAAGGACGCCTCGGTGACCGCCGAGGTCAGCATCGGCAAGGACACCGACGGCGGCTTCGCCCTCTCCGTGGTCATGCGCGTCGAGCTGCCCGACCACCTCCAGGGCGAGGCGGGCCGCGAACTCCTGGAGAAGACCCACGCCTACTGCCCCTACTCCAAGGCCACTCGCGGCAACCTGCCGGTCGAGCTCGTCATCGAGTAG
- a CDS encoding OsmC family protein — translation MATTRQAHTVWEGNLLEGKGVVTLDSSGIGEYPVSWPSRAEQANGKTSPEELIAAAHSSCFSMALSHGLAQAGNPPTKLNTQAEVTFQPGTGITGIHLTVQGEVPGLDEAGFVKAAEDAKANCPVSQALTGTSITLTAKLS, via the coding sequence ATGGCCACCACGCGTCAGGCGCACACCGTCTGGGAGGGCAACCTGCTCGAGGGCAAGGGGGTTGTGACCCTCGACTCCTCCGGCATTGGCGAGTACCCGGTCTCCTGGCCGTCGCGTGCCGAGCAGGCGAACGGCAAGACCAGCCCGGAAGAGCTGATCGCCGCCGCTCATTCCAGCTGCTTCTCCATGGCTCTCTCGCACGGACTCGCCCAGGCCGGCAACCCGCCGACCAAGCTGAACACCCAGGCCGAAGTGACCTTCCAGCCGGGCACGGGCATCACCGGCATCCACCTCACCGTGCAGGGCGAGGTCCCCGGTCTTGACGAGGCCGGCTTCGTCAAGGCGGCCGAGGACGCGAAGGCGAACTGCCCCGTCAGCCAGGCCCTTACGGGTACGAGCATCACGCTCACCGCCAAGCTGAGCTGA
- a CDS encoding DUF397 domain-containing protein translates to MSTTELAWFKSSYSGSSGDDCVEVALSWHKSSYSGSSGDSCVEIATCPTTVHVRDSKDTEGPQLALAPASWTSFVTYAAEARG, encoded by the coding sequence ATGAGCACCACAGAACTGGCCTGGTTCAAGAGCAGCTACAGCGGCAGCTCCGGTGACGACTGCGTCGAAGTCGCGCTCTCCTGGCACAAGTCCAGCTACAGCGGCAGCTCCGGCGACTCCTGCGTCGAGATCGCCACCTGCCCCACCACCGTCCACGTCCGCGACTCCAAGGACACCGAGGGCCCCCAACTCGCCCTCGCCCCCGCCTCCTGGACCAGCTTCGTCACCTACGCCGCCGAAGCCCGGGGCTGA
- the msrB gene encoding peptide-methionine (R)-S-oxide reductase MsrB — MSYDIEKPDEQWRAELSPAEYQVLRKAGTEPAFVGEYTDTKTTGVYSCRACGAELFRSDTKFESHCGWPSFYDPKDTDAVELIEDRSHGMSRTEVRCARCGSHLGHVFEGEGYPTPTDQRYCINSISLRLSPDEG, encoded by the coding sequence ATGTCGTACGACATCGAAAAGCCGGACGAGCAGTGGCGCGCGGAGCTGTCCCCCGCGGAATACCAGGTCCTGCGGAAGGCCGGCACGGAGCCCGCCTTCGTCGGTGAGTACACCGACACCAAGACGACGGGCGTCTACTCCTGCCGGGCATGCGGCGCCGAGCTCTTCCGCTCGGACACGAAGTTCGAGTCGCACTGCGGCTGGCCGAGCTTCTACGACCCGAAGGACACGGACGCGGTCGAGCTGATCGAGGACCGCTCGCACGGGATGTCGCGCACGGAGGTGCGGTGCGCGAGGTGCGGGTCGCATCTGGGCCACGTCTTCGAGGGCGAGGGCTATCCGACCCCGACCGACCAGCGGTACTGCATCAACAGCATCTCGCTGCGGCTCAGCCCGGACGAGGGCTGA
- a CDS encoding alkaline phosphatase PhoX: protein MSTTRRQVLARTGALSAGIAFTGAFSELFAGTAAARGHSGYGPLVPDPAGLLDLPKGFRYRVLSREGEPLRSGEGRVPSNHDGMGAFAGRRGRVHLVRNHENRVSAAIGVPTVEGLTYDPMGKGGCTALELDGRGNVLSERVAIAGTAVNCAGGPTPWGTWLTCEETEDRAGTNGYTKDHGFIFEVDGADPRRTGAVPLTAMGRFQHEAIAVDPHSGIVYETEDAFERPFGLFYRFLPCKPLGGTGSLRAGGTLEAMRVPGVPDLSAIQEPGACFDRIEWAPVPDSQAKQTPIRLQDFGPKGITHAQKLEGCYWGGSSVYFVSSFAHSAEGSAADHFGQVWKYEPHRRRLTLVIVFGPSTDIQLPGESPDNICLASGGGLMVCEDGGGAQHVYGLTKRGEVYPMARGRQNIGTPEAPEWGEFAGVTFSPDGETMYVNCYAPGTTFAVTGPWR, encoded by the coding sequence ATGTCCACAACACGCCGTCAGGTCCTGGCCCGCACCGGTGCGTTGAGCGCCGGGATCGCCTTCACCGGCGCCTTCTCCGAACTCTTCGCCGGCACCGCCGCCGCCCGCGGGCACAGCGGGTACGGCCCGCTCGTCCCCGACCCCGCGGGACTGCTCGATCTGCCGAAGGGTTTTCGCTACCGGGTCCTCTCCCGGGAGGGCGAGCCGCTGCGCTCCGGCGAAGGCCGGGTTCCCAGCAACCATGACGGCATGGGGGCCTTCGCGGGCCGCCGCGGCCGCGTCCATCTCGTCCGCAACCACGAGAACCGCGTCTCCGCCGCGATCGGCGTCCCCACGGTCGAGGGCCTCACCTACGACCCGATGGGCAAGGGCGGCTGCACGGCGCTGGAGCTGGACGGCCGGGGCAATGTCCTGTCCGAGCGGGTAGCCATCGCCGGCACCGCCGTCAACTGCGCCGGCGGGCCCACTCCGTGGGGCACCTGGCTCACCTGCGAGGAGACCGAGGACAGGGCCGGCACCAACGGTTACACCAAGGACCACGGCTTCATATTCGAGGTCGACGGCGCCGATCCGCGCCGTACCGGAGCCGTGCCGCTCACCGCGATGGGCCGCTTCCAGCACGAGGCGATCGCCGTCGATCCGCACAGCGGGATCGTGTACGAGACGGAGGACGCCTTCGAGCGGCCCTTCGGGCTCTTCTACCGCTTCCTGCCCTGCAAGCCGCTCGGCGGTACGGGCTCGCTGCGCGCGGGCGGGACGCTGGAGGCGATGCGGGTGCCGGGCGTGCCCGACCTGTCCGCCATCCAGGAGCCGGGCGCGTGCTTCGACCGGATCGAGTGGGCGCCCGTACCGGACAGCCAGGCGAAGCAGACGCCCATCAGGCTGCAGGACTTCGGCCCGAAGGGCATCACCCACGCCCAGAAGCTGGAGGGCTGCTACTGGGGCGGGAGTTCGGTGTACTTCGTCTCCAGCTTCGCGCACAGCGCTGAGGGCTCGGCGGCCGACCACTTCGGGCAGGTGTGGAAGTACGAGCCGCACCGGCGCCGGCTCACGCTGGTGATCGTCTTCGGGCCGAGTACGGACATCCAGCTGCCCGGCGAGTCCCCCGACAACATCTGCCTCGCGTCCGGCGGCGGGCTGATGGTGTGCGAGGACGGCGGCGGTGCGCAGCATGTGTACGGACTGACCAAGCGCGGCGAGGTCTATCCGATGGCGCGGGGGCGGCAGAACATCGGCACGCCCGAGGCCCCGGAGTGGGGCGAGTTCGCGGGAGTCACCTTCTCGCCGGACGGGGAGACGATGTACGTCAACTGCTATGCGCCCGGCACGACGTTCGCGGTGACCGGCCCCTGGCGCTGA
- a CDS encoding helix-turn-helix transcriptional regulator — MTETAGAPGGSGGEPEVSDSLKAFGEVVKAFRRRARLTQEEFAPRVRYSLPTVASIEQGRRFPPADFVDRAEEVLDAFGTLKGAARHLSRRPGLASWFRQWASLEAEAVSLYTYECRLIPGLLQTEAYARTLFADRLPPLGDEQIDTRLSARADRQRLLRERPNTAYSFIFEEHLLLRRLGGAQVTRELIDHILGLAELRNIELQIMPLVRESHAGTDGPMRLLETSDNKWLGYCEGQESGQFISDPKVVSMLQMRYARMRSQALTLEDSVSLLRQMRGAA, encoded by the coding sequence ATGACGGAGACGGCGGGCGCACCGGGCGGTTCGGGCGGGGAGCCGGAGGTATCGGACAGCCTGAAGGCGTTCGGGGAGGTGGTCAAGGCCTTCCGGAGGCGGGCGAGGCTGACACAGGAGGAGTTCGCGCCGAGGGTGCGGTACTCGCTGCCGACGGTGGCGTCGATCGAGCAGGGCCGCCGCTTCCCGCCGGCGGATTTCGTCGACCGGGCGGAGGAGGTGCTGGACGCGTTCGGCACGCTGAAAGGCGCGGCACGGCATCTGTCGCGGCGGCCGGGGCTGGCGAGCTGGTTCCGGCAGTGGGCGAGTCTGGAGGCGGAGGCGGTCAGTCTCTACACATACGAATGCCGGTTGATTCCGGGCCTGTTGCAGACGGAGGCGTACGCGCGGACGCTGTTCGCCGACCGGCTGCCACCGCTGGGCGACGAGCAGATCGATACTCGGCTCAGCGCGCGTGCGGATCGACAGCGGTTGCTAAGGGAGCGCCCGAACACCGCGTACAGCTTCATCTTCGAAGAGCATCTGCTGCTGCGGCGGTTGGGCGGGGCTCAGGTCACGCGGGAACTCATCGACCACATCCTCGGGCTCGCCGAGCTCCGCAACATCGAGCTACAGATCATGCCGCTGGTGCGGGAGAGTCACGCGGGGACGGACGGCCCCATGCGGCTGCTGGAGACCTCGGACAACAAGTGGCTCGGCTACTGCGAGGGGCAGGAGAGCGGGCAGTTCATCTCCGACCCGAAAGTGGTCAGCATGCTCCAGATGCGGTATGCCAGGATGCGGTCACAGGCTCTTACCCTGGAAGACTCCGTGAGCCTGTTGCGGCAGATGCGAGGAGCAGCATGA
- a CDS encoding ATP-binding protein, translating into MHAPTPQQPLTVRVFTQRFSATRRGARCARHLALHQLHAWGIPYDSEPSDTAAVLVAELAANAVTHGRVPGRDFELTLTLSADTLRIEVSDTRTEQRPPHPGGVPRPPALAESGRGLLLVEALACRWEVLERGGLGKTVRAELDLPG; encoded by the coding sequence ATGCACGCACCCACTCCCCAACAGCCCCTCACCGTACGTGTGTTCACCCAGCGCTTCAGCGCCACCCGACGCGGTGCCCGGTGCGCCCGCCACCTCGCCCTCCACCAGCTGCACGCCTGGGGCATCCCGTACGACTCCGAGCCGTCCGACACCGCCGCCGTGCTCGTCGCGGAGCTCGCCGCGAACGCGGTGACCCACGGGCGCGTACCCGGCCGGGACTTCGAGCTGACGCTCACCTTGAGCGCGGACACACTCCGTATCGAGGTCTCCGACACCCGTACCGAGCAGCGACCGCCCCACCCGGGAGGCGTACCGCGGCCACCGGCCCTGGCCGAATCCGGCCGCGGCCTCCTCCTCGTCGAGGCGCTCGCCTGCCGGTGGGAGGTCCTGGAGCGCGGAGGGCTCGGGAAGACCGTTCGCGCGGAGCTCGATCTCCCCGGCTGA
- the murC gene encoding UDP-N-acetylmuramate--L-alanine ligase, translating into MAPAVPSAMERPHFIGIGGAGMSGIAKILAQRGAKVAGSDAKESATAEALRALGATVHIGHAASHLADDATCVVVSSAIRPDNPELARAAELSVPVVHRSDALASLMTGLRSIAVAGTHGKTTTTSMLAVALTELGLDPAYAIGGDLAGPGTNARHGEGDIFVAEADESDRSFQKYDPEVAIVLNVELDHHANYASMDEIYDSFETFVGKVVPGGTLVITADQPGAVELTSRIRDLSTLKVVTYGEAESADVRVHKVTPRGLTSEVTVLLDGKFLTFTVSVPGRHYAHNAVAALAAGVALGIPAHNLASAIGKYTGVKRRLQLKGEAAGVQVIDSYAHHPTEMTADLEAMRGAAADARLLVVFQPHLFSRTQELGTEMGQALALADASVVLDIYPAREDPIPGITSTLIIDAARTAGADVTAVHDKATVPEVVAGMAKPGDLVLTMGAGDVTDLGPDILARLAGR; encoded by the coding sequence ATGGCACCCGCCGTCCCTAGCGCCATGGAACGCCCGCACTTCATCGGCATCGGCGGCGCCGGAATGTCGGGCATCGCGAAGATCCTCGCCCAGCGCGGAGCGAAGGTCGCGGGCAGCGACGCCAAGGAGTCTGCGACGGCCGAGGCCCTGCGGGCGCTGGGTGCCACGGTCCACATCGGGCACGCGGCCTCGCATCTCGCGGACGACGCGACCTGCGTGGTCGTCTCCAGCGCCATCCGCCCCGACAACCCGGAGCTGGCACGCGCCGCCGAGCTGTCCGTCCCGGTCGTGCACCGTTCCGACGCGCTGGCCTCGCTGATGACGGGCCTGCGCTCGATCGCCGTCGCCGGCACGCACGGCAAGACGACCACCACCTCCATGCTGGCCGTGGCCCTGACCGAGCTGGGCCTCGACCCCGCGTACGCCATCGGCGGCGACCTGGCCGGACCGGGGACGAACGCCCGCCACGGCGAGGGCGACATCTTCGTCGCCGAGGCCGACGAGAGCGACCGCAGCTTCCAGAAGTACGACCCCGAGGTCGCGATCGTCCTCAATGTGGAGCTCGACCACCACGCCAACTACGCCTCGATGGACGAGATCTACGACTCCTTCGAGACGTTCGTCGGCAAGGTCGTCCCGGGCGGCACGCTGGTGATCACCGCCGACCAGCCCGGCGCCGTCGAGCTCACCTCCCGCATCCGCGACCTGTCCACGCTGAAGGTCGTCACGTATGGCGAGGCAGAGTCCGCGGACGTCCGCGTCCACAAGGTCACCCCGCGCGGCCTGACCAGCGAGGTCACGGTCCTGCTGGACGGCAAGTTCCTCACCTTCACGGTCTCGGTTCCCGGCCGCCACTACGCGCACAACGCCGTGGCCGCACTCGCCGCCGGCGTCGCCCTCGGCATCCCGGCGCACAACCTCGCATCGGCCATCGGCAAGTACACCGGCGTCAAGCGCCGCCTCCAGCTCAAGGGCGAGGCCGCGGGCGTCCAGGTCATCGACTCGTACGCGCACCACCCCACCGAGATGACCGCCGACCTCGAGGCCATGCGCGGCGCGGCGGCGGACGCCCGGCTGCTGGTCGTCTTCCAGCCGCACCTCTTCTCCCGTACGCAGGAACTGGGCACGGAGATGGGCCAGGCGCTCGCGCTGGCGGACGCCTCGGTGGTCCTCGACATCTACCCGGCCCGCGAGGACCCGATCCCGGGCATCACCAGCACCCTGATCATCGACGCGGCCCGCACGGCGGGCGCGGACGTGACGGCCGTCCACGACAAGGCGACCGTGCCCGAGGTGGTCGCGGGAATGGCGAAGCCCGGTGATCTGGTTCTCACCATGGGCGCGGGCGACGTCACGGACCTCGGTCCGGACATCCTGGCCCGCCTGGCCGGCCGATAG
- a CDS encoding VOC family protein: protein MSYIALVTLVVRDYDEAIAFYTDALGFELVEDTDRGDGSRWVVVRPRGSGGGTALLLARAKGEVQRASVGAQTGGRVGFFLHTEDFAADHARMTAAGVRFLEEPRHEAYGSVAVFEDLYGNRWDLLQPK from the coding sequence ATGTCCTACATCGCCCTGGTCACCCTCGTCGTCCGCGACTACGACGAGGCCATCGCCTTCTACACCGACGCGCTCGGCTTCGAGCTGGTCGAGGACACCGACCGCGGAGACGGCAGCCGCTGGGTGGTGGTCCGCCCGCGCGGGTCGGGCGGCGGCACCGCGCTGCTGCTGGCCCGCGCCAAGGGGGAGGTCCAGCGCGCGAGCGTGGGCGCGCAGACGGGTGGCCGGGTCGGCTTCTTCCTGCACACCGAGGATTTCGCGGCCGACCACGCGAGGATGACGGCGGCCGGCGTGCGCTTCCTGGAGGAGCCGCGGCACGAGGCGTACGGCTCGGTCGCGGTCTTCGAGGATCTGTACGGCAACCGCTGGGACCTGCTGCAGCCCAAGTAG
- a CDS encoding pyrimidine reductase family protein — translation MRRLLPVTDQTAAVDREWSLDELAEAYAYPAAAYAYTADGTGSGGGSGGGSGGGTGAGAGGGAGAAGRAWLRANMVSSLDGAAQHEGRSQPISSDTDMRIFGTLRGLADAVVVGAETVRLEGYRPARAREAFAERRAAAGQGPAPAIAVVSASLDLDYSLPLFAEPLVPTLVLTGAAAPPDRIRAAEKAGAEVVIAGDGPGVEPGRAVQALAQRGLVRLLTEGGPRLLGQFVAAGVLDELCLTLSPMLTAGGAQRIAGGPALAVPERFALASVLEEAGFLFTRYRHI, via the coding sequence ATGCGACGTCTGCTCCCTGTGACCGACCAGACAGCCGCCGTGGACCGGGAGTGGTCCCTGGACGAGCTGGCCGAGGCCTATGCGTATCCGGCCGCGGCCTACGCGTATACGGCCGACGGGACCGGATCCGGGGGAGGGTCCGGGGGAGGATCCGGGGGAGGGACGGGTGCCGGTGCCGGAGGAGGGGCCGGTGCCGCGGGCCGGGCCTGGCTGCGGGCGAACATGGTCTCCTCGCTGGACGGGGCCGCCCAGCACGAGGGCCGCTCGCAGCCCATCTCGTCCGACACCGACATGCGGATCTTCGGCACGCTGCGGGGGCTCGCCGATGCGGTGGTGGTGGGCGCGGAAACGGTACGCCTGGAGGGGTACCGCCCGGCCCGCGCCCGGGAGGCATTCGCGGAGCGGCGGGCCGCGGCCGGCCAGGGCCCCGCGCCCGCGATCGCCGTGGTCAGCGCCTCGCTCGACCTCGACTACTCGCTCCCGCTGTTCGCCGAGCCGCTCGTCCCGACGCTGGTGCTGACGGGGGCCGCGGCGCCCCCGGACCGTATCCGCGCAGCGGAGAAGGCGGGCGCGGAGGTGGTGATCGCCGGGGACGGGCCCGGGGTGGAGCCGGGCAGAGCGGTACAAGCGCTGGCGCAGCGCGGTCTGGTGCGGCTGCTCACCGAGGGCGGGCCGCGGCTGCTGGGTCAATTCGTGGCGGCCGGGGTACTGGACGAGTTGTGCCTGACCCTGTCGCCGATGCTGACGGCGGGGGGCGCGCAGCGGATCGCGGGCGGCCCGGCGCTGGCCGTTCCGGAGAGGTTCGCCCTGGCTTCGGTGCTGGAAGAGGCGGGGTTCCTTTTCACCCGCTACCGTCACATCTGA
- a CDS encoding solute carrier family 23 protein: protein MPGPVVGAAVLVLFATVTMVGINTLRRVDLSNGHDLTIASVSLGVGLLPEVTTFGGAAVPQDDFDVAEHRKRLPQD from the coding sequence CTGCCGGGGCCGGTCGTCGGCGCGGCGGTGCTCGTGCTGTTCGCCACTGTCACGATGGTCGGGATCAATACGCTGCGCCGGGTCGACCTCAGCAACGGCCACGACCTGACCATCGCGTCGGTCTCGCTGGGCGTTGGCCTGCTGCCGGAGGTCACCACGTTCGGGGGAGCAGCTGTTCCGCAGGACGACTTCGACGTGGCGGAACACCGGAAGCGGCTGCCGCAGGACTGA
- a CDS encoding indole-3-glycerol phosphate synthase, translating into MFTSVLMIEKPLTSEDVEFVTTLHGAEAVSFVVLMQPRGDQADLLLRAIDDVAIGELREAVREGEEPEGQDAKAPAERALDHSLAALRAAGCEAVGQVVEDHPLDKLKAAVDESGADEVIVLTAPHYVEEFFHRDWASRARHKVGVPVLKLFAHSE; encoded by the coding sequence GTGTTCACAAGCGTATTGATGATCGAGAAGCCCCTGACCTCCGAAGACGTGGAATTCGTCACCACCCTGCACGGTGCCGAGGCTGTCTCGTTCGTCGTGCTGATGCAGCCCCGCGGCGACCAGGCCGACCTGCTGCTGCGGGCCATCGACGACGTGGCGATCGGCGAACTGAGGGAAGCGGTCCGCGAGGGCGAGGAGCCCGAGGGCCAGGACGCCAAGGCCCCCGCCGAGCGCGCCCTGGACCACTCGCTCGCCGCGCTGCGGGCCGCCGGCTGCGAAGCCGTGGGCCAGGTCGTCGAGGACCATCCGCTGGACAAGCTGAAGGCCGCCGTCGACGAGTCGGGCGCGGACGAAGTGATCGTGCTGACCGCGCCGCACTATGTGGAGGAGTTCTTCCACCGGGACTGGGCCTCCAGGGCCCGCCACAAGGTCGGCGTACCGGTGCTCAAGCTCTTCGCACACAGCGAATAG